The following coding sequences are from one Shewanella violacea DSS12 window:
- a CDS encoding DUF2982 domain-containing protein, whose translation MDIEAVQINSNFKRNSRTLTLVGAIILIIGIGLFLSSTAMFAPGMLCFSLGVISLVLGVSKILEPEVSLELNHQGLKYHHRRGSIVIHWDNIQRIDIPRGLDGFESIELPYIGIKLKKINPVLDIIPGRLATGLLTEQRPLLMSAVTLDEDLIELEAYMNSEFTPLVVNDERYKGVQAMFGHRCEMLSKNMGFHLYIPIDCLDRSADEFVKLLREYLLKVRQSLD comes from the coding sequence TTGGATATTGAAGCCGTACAGATAAACTCAAATTTTAAACGTAATAGCAGAACCTTGACCTTAGTGGGCGCGATTATACTGATAATAGGTATAGGCTTGTTTCTGTCCTCTACAGCCATGTTTGCCCCTGGAATGCTCTGCTTCTCATTAGGGGTGATATCTTTGGTACTTGGGGTGTCCAAAATTCTCGAGCCTGAAGTTAGTCTAGAGCTTAATCATCAAGGGCTTAAGTATCACCATAGACGCGGCAGTATTGTCATTCATTGGGATAATATACAGAGAATAGATATTCCCCGTGGACTCGATGGTTTTGAGTCGATTGAATTACCTTACATAGGTATCAAGCTTAAAAAAATTAACCCAGTTTTGGATATTATACCCGGTCGACTGGCCACAGGCCTGTTAACCGAGCAGCGGCCACTCTTGATGTCTGCGGTCACCTTGGATGAAGACTTAATTGAGTTAGAAGCCTATATGAACTCTGAGTTTACTCCATTAGTGGTCAATGATGAACGCTATAAAGGTGTACAGGCTATGTTTGGACACAGATGTGAAATGTTAAGTAAAAACATGGGGTTTCATCTCTATATTCCTATAGATTGTCTAGACAGATCCGCAGACGAGTTTGTTAAACTGCTCAGAGAATACCTGTTAAAGGTAAGACAGAGTCTAGACTAG
- a CDS encoding YdcF family protein, translated as MMFWFKKVISQLFMPIPLVVLLLLFCILMLRNRKLVRSVLAVAMVILVFLSSSVGSNLLTASLENQYKVNNKAISADCLVMVLGSGHDDAVPGGAVHKLSTTALARLTEGVRQYKLGKDCKLIVSGWGGSASKTPHAKIMAEAALQFGIPKERIITFPLAKDTIEEAQYFKWDVGNYPFRLVTSASHMPRSMAIFHSQGLRPQAAPTDFITRQGYWWQLDANNLLSSQRAIHEYVGRLWFKLKYKSD; from the coding sequence ATGATGTTTTGGTTTAAAAAAGTAATTTCTCAACTCTTTATGCCAATCCCTTTGGTTGTTCTATTATTGCTATTTTGCATCCTGATGCTGAGAAACCGTAAACTGGTTCGCTCAGTATTGGCAGTTGCCATGGTTATTCTGGTTTTTCTGAGTAGCTCTGTGGGCAGCAATCTATTAACCGCTTCTCTCGAAAATCAATATAAAGTCAATAATAAGGCGATTAGTGCCGACTGTTTAGTCATGGTACTCGGAAGTGGTCATGATGATGCAGTTCCCGGGGGGGCTGTTCACAAGTTATCGACTACAGCTTTGGCTAGATTAACCGAAGGTGTACGTCAATATAAACTTGGCAAAGATTGTAAACTGATTGTCAGTGGCTGGGGGGGCAGTGCCTCTAAAACACCCCATGCTAAAATCATGGCCGAGGCCGCCTTACAGTTTGGGATCCCTAAAGAACGTATTATCACTTTCCCATTAGCTAAAGACACCATAGAAGAAGCCCAATATTTTAAATGGGATGTGGGTAACTATCCATTTAGACTCGTCACCTCAGCTAGCCATATGCCAAGATCTATGGCCATCTTTCATAGCCAAGGTTTACGTCCGCAAGCGGCACCTACAGACTTTATCACCAGACAAGGTTATTGGTGGCAGCTAGATGCAAATAACTTACTTTCATCTCAGCGTGCCATTCATGAATATGTAGGTAGGCTCTGGTTTAAGCTTAAATATAAAAGTGACTAG
- the galE gene encoding UDP-glucose 4-epimerase GalE, producing MTILVTGGAGYIGSHTVVELLNAGQDVVIVDNLVNSSIEALHRVEEITGKSVTFYQGDVLNKAFLQKVFSDHEIQSVIHFAGLKAVGESVAQPLRYYENNVTGTLVLCEVMAANNVKNLVFSSSATVYGDPASLPITEDFPTGATNPYGQSKLMVEHILQDLYHSDPSWNIARLRYFNPVGAHKSGRIGEDPNDIPNNLMPFIAQVAVGKREKLSVFGDDYDTHDGTGVRDYIHVVDLAIGHLKALDKLNTQSGLVTYNLGTGKGYSVIDMVKAFEKACGKSINYQIVPRRLGDIAACYADPKKALSELNWQATHNLEDMASSSWHWQSSNPNGYGQ from the coding sequence ATGACCATATTAGTCACAGGTGGCGCGGGTTATATCGGTAGCCATACAGTGGTAGAGCTGTTAAATGCAGGACAAGACGTGGTTATCGTCGACAACTTAGTTAACTCTAGTATCGAGGCCTTGCATAGAGTAGAAGAGATCACCGGAAAATCTGTCACATTTTATCAAGGTGATGTACTCAATAAAGCCTTCCTGCAGAAGGTGTTCAGCGATCACGAAATTCAATCAGTGATTCATTTCGCTGGGCTCAAAGCCGTTGGTGAATCTGTGGCCCAGCCATTACGCTACTATGAGAACAATGTCACAGGTACTTTAGTGCTTTGCGAAGTCATGGCGGCTAATAATGTCAAAAATCTAGTCTTTAGCTCTTCGGCCACGGTTTACGGTGATCCTGCCAGCTTACCTATCACCGAAGACTTCCCCACTGGGGCGACGAATCCTTATGGTCAATCTAAGTTGATGGTCGAACATATATTACAAGATCTATATCATTCAGACCCAAGCTGGAACATTGCCAGACTGCGCTATTTCAACCCAGTCGGTGCCCATAAGAGTGGTCGTATCGGTGAAGACCCTAATGATATCCCCAATAACCTGATGCCATTTATCGCTCAGGTGGCTGTAGGGAAACGTGAGAAGCTCAGCGTGTTCGGTGACGACTATGACACCCATGATGGCACTGGAGTTCGCGACTATATACATGTGGTCGACTTGGCCATAGGTCATCTGAAGGCGTTAGATAAACTCAACACACAGTCTGGACTGGTTACCTATAATTTAGGCACGGGAAAGGGTTACAGCGTCATCGACATGGTCAAAGCATTCGAAAAAGCTTGCGGTAAATCCATCAATTATCAAATTGTTCCACGCCGTCTAGGTGATATTGCTGCTTGTTATGCGGACCCGAAGAAGGCCCTGAGCGAATTAAACTGGCAAGCGACCCATAACTTGGAAGACATGGCCAGTAGCAGCTGGCACTGGCAATCGAGTAATCCTAACGGTTATGGTCAATAG
- the tyrR gene encoding transcriptional regulator TyrR — MRLEVCCMDRVGLAKDILMILEGYGINLIAIDASNQGFLYLQFAEVNFDVLSELLPLIRKVEGVHDVRTVSFMPSEQEHYALKTLLKTLPDSVFSIDVKGRVRIVNESALMTVGMAEHEIIDEPLNHWVQGFNFSRWLSESLVLAQATRVNIGQHEYLAEMLPIYLPDESDKSILAGAVVSLKSPARVGKQFNALQSHTVGFENVLVTSDKMKEVLVQARRMAQLDAPLLITGETGTGKELMARACHDASMRREHPFIAINCAALPDSAAEEELFGFVSNGIVVKRGFFEEGKGGTVFLDEIAEMSKSAQVKLLRLLQDGTFRRLGGDNEVRADVRIICSTQKNLAELCQSGEFREDLFYRIHVLSFHMPSLRERKIDVIPLTEMFLEHYSQQLSIPIRRISAKCREHLLNYAWPGNVRQLKNAIFRAVSMWDGSAELSVDHLKLPSYAEGFGYFDHQFEGSLDQAMKQFESSLLRRLYPAYPSTRQLAKKLGVSHTAIANKLREYKISKQK; from the coding sequence ATGCGCCTCGAAGTATGTTGCATGGACCGGGTCGGTCTGGCCAAAGACATTTTGATGATTTTAGAAGGATACGGTATCAATCTTATTGCGATAGATGCCAGTAACCAAGGTTTCCTCTACCTCCAGTTCGCTGAAGTCAATTTTGATGTGCTCAGTGAGCTATTGCCCCTGATCAGAAAAGTGGAGGGGGTTCATGATGTCCGAACCGTGTCTTTTATGCCATCGGAGCAGGAGCATTACGCCTTAAAAACCTTGCTTAAGACATTGCCCGACTCAGTGTTTTCAATCGATGTGAAAGGTCGTGTGCGGATAGTTAATGAATCAGCACTCATGACAGTGGGCATGGCTGAACATGAGATCATAGATGAACCGCTCAATCATTGGGTTCAGGGGTTTAACTTTAGCCGTTGGCTCAGTGAGAGCTTAGTGCTGGCTCAGGCGACTCGAGTCAACATAGGGCAACATGAATATCTAGCCGAGATGCTGCCCATCTATCTGCCTGATGAGAGTGATAAGAGTATTCTTGCTGGTGCTGTCGTTTCGTTAAAATCACCTGCACGGGTGGGCAAACAGTTTAACGCATTACAGAGCCATACAGTGGGGTTTGAAAATGTGCTTGTGACCAGCGACAAGATGAAAGAGGTGCTGGTTCAGGCTCGTCGTATGGCTCAACTCGATGCGCCCTTGTTGATCACCGGGGAAACGGGAACGGGCAAAGAGCTGATGGCCAGAGCATGTCACGATGCCAGTATGCGCAGAGAGCATCCCTTTATCGCCATCAACTGTGCAGCTCTCCCTGACAGCGCTGCCGAAGAGGAGTTGTTTGGTTTTGTCAGTAACGGCATTGTGGTGAAGAGAGGCTTCTTCGAAGAGGGCAAGGGGGGCACTGTTTTTCTCGATGAGATTGCCGAGATGTCTAAATCGGCGCAGGTTAAGTTGTTGCGCCTACTCCAAGACGGAACGTTTAGACGATTAGGTGGCGACAATGAGGTGAGGGCCGATGTTAGGATCATCTGCTCGACTCAGAAGAATTTGGCTGAGTTGTGTCAGAGCGGTGAGTTTCGAGAAGATCTCTTTTATCGGATCCATGTGTTGAGTTTTCATATGCCATCATTGCGTGAGCGCAAGATAGATGTGATCCCACTTACCGAGATGTTCCTCGAGCACTATAGCCAACAGCTGTCCATTCCAATCAGACGTATTTCGGCCAAATGCCGGGAACACCTACTCAACTATGCGTGGCCGGGTAATGTCCGTCAGCTGAAGAATGCCATCTTCAGGGCCGTGTCTATGTGGGATGGCTCAGCCGAATTATCGGTGGATCATCTGAAATTACCTTCCTATGCGGAAGGATTCGGCTATTTTGACCATCAATTTGAGGGAAGCTTAGATCAGGCGATGAAACAGTTCGAATCCAGTCTGCTAAGGCGACTCTATCCGGCTTATCCAAGCACGCGTCAGCTGGCTAAGAAGCTAGGGGTTTCACACACTGCCATCGCCAATAAGCTCAGAGAGTATAAGATCAGCAAGCAAAAATAG
- a CDS encoding bactofilin family protein, translated as MFGNKKNNTGLTFVAQGTKLSGESHFAGEALIGGEVYGKVSSTGKITIEIDGYLDGEVNCEELKVAGNFKGQLKCKKLNITSTGTVEGEIACESMEIFEGGQFIGMRVREDVALLNTVPLDQECHTEPKSDLQGELQVN; from the coding sequence ATGTTCGGAAATAAGAAAAATAACACAGGACTGACCTTCGTGGCTCAAGGTACTAAACTCTCAGGTGAGAGTCACTTTGCCGGAGAAGCACTCATAGGTGGTGAAGTGTATGGAAAAGTAAGCTCAACAGGAAAAATCACCATAGAAATTGATGGTTATCTTGACGGAGAAGTTAACTGCGAAGAGCTGAAAGTCGCAGGCAATTTCAAGGGTCAACTTAAGTGTAAAAAACTCAATATCACCAGTACAGGTACAGTTGAAGGTGAAATAGCCTGTGAGTCTATGGAAATATTTGAAGGGGGTCAGTTTATCGGTATGCGAGTAAGAGAGGATGTCGCCTTATTGAACACAGTCCCATTAGATCAAGAGTGTCACACTGAGCCTAAATCAGACCTGCAAGGTGAGCTGCAAGTTAATTGA
- a CDS encoding 4a-hydroxytetrahydrobiopterin dehydratase produces the protein MSKLSEMKCEACQADAPKVSDSELAELIRMIPDWGVEVRDGVMQLERVYKFKNFKLAMVFTNELAELAEEEFHHPGILTEWGKVTVTWWSHSVKGLHKNDFIMAAKTDHLIG, from the coding sequence ATGTCCAAGTTATCGGAAATGAAGTGTGAAGCGTGTCAGGCCGATGCGCCTAAAGTCTCAGACAGTGAACTTGCTGAGCTGATAAGAATGATCCCCGATTGGGGAGTTGAAGTACGCGATGGCGTGATGCAGTTAGAACGTGTCTACAAGTTCAAAAACTTTAAACTTGCCATGGTATTCACCAATGAACTTGCTGAATTGGCTGAGGAAGAGTTTCATCATCCGGGGATTTTGACCGAGTGGGGCAAGGTCACTGTGACCTGGTGGTCTCATTCTGTTAAGGGCCTGCACAAGAATGATTTCATCATGGCGGCGAAAACCGACCACTTGATAGGTTAA
- the fucP gene encoding L-fucose:H+ symporter permease, whose translation MVAIPSTSEKETGIIGERKNYHFSLTCLTSLFFIWGLITSLNDILIPYLKGMFELSYTQAMLIQFCFFGAYFIVSIPAGVLVSKIGYQKGIVFGLIIAGVGALAFYPIATTGSYYAFLTALFVLAAGITLLQVSANPYVSVLGESKTASSRLTMTQAFNSLGATLAPIFGGWLILSSMSKSEAVVQHSQNQALAVQTPYLILATALFLMALIFALLKLPKVESGQEQTRTKSPGSPWQSRNLVLGAIAIFVYVGAEVGIGSLLINFAAMDSIAGLEEIEAAKYVTYYWAGAMIGRFIGSLVMQKISAGKVLGFNAICAGALVLVATFSSGMIALWAIILVGLCNSIMFPSIFTLALRGLKQHTSRGSGILCLAIVGGAIIPVLQGVIADLAGIQISFLLPVLCFAYIAFYGLVGSQLISRENVASLCR comes from the coding sequence ATGGTTGCAATACCTTCAACATCGGAAAAAGAGACGGGCATAATAGGTGAGAGGAAAAATTATCATTTCTCGTTGACCTGTTTGACTTCGCTATTTTTTATCTGGGGTTTGATCACTAGCTTAAATGATATTTTAATCCCCTATCTTAAGGGGATGTTCGAACTCAGTTATACCCAAGCCATGTTGATACAATTTTGCTTCTTCGGCGCTTATTTTATCGTTTCCATACCTGCCGGGGTTTTGGTAAGCAAGATAGGCTATCAAAAAGGCATAGTGTTTGGATTGATTATTGCCGGAGTCGGGGCTTTGGCATTTTATCCGATAGCCACAACGGGTTCTTATTATGCTTTTTTAACTGCTTTGTTTGTCTTAGCGGCGGGCATCACCCTGTTACAGGTCTCGGCTAATCCCTATGTGAGTGTACTGGGAGAGTCCAAAACGGCTTCTTCCAGATTGACTATGACTCAGGCATTCAACTCTTTAGGGGCAACCTTAGCTCCGATTTTTGGTGGTTGGCTCATCTTATCTTCGATGTCCAAGAGTGAAGCTGTGGTTCAACATAGCCAAAATCAGGCTCTAGCGGTACAAACACCTTATCTTATATTGGCTACAGCGCTGTTTTTAATGGCGCTTATTTTTGCTTTATTAAAACTGCCCAAGGTCGAAAGTGGCCAGGAGCAAACGAGGACCAAGTCACCAGGTTCTCCCTGGCAGTCCAGGAATTTGGTATTAGGTGCTATTGCTATCTTCGTCTATGTTGGGGCTGAAGTTGGCATAGGCAGTTTACTGATAAATTTTGCTGCCATGGATAGTATTGCCGGACTCGAAGAGATTGAGGCGGCTAAATATGTGACTTACTACTGGGCAGGGGCCATGATTGGCCGCTTCATTGGCTCCTTAGTCATGCAGAAAATCTCGGCGGGTAAAGTTTTAGGTTTTAATGCCATCTGCGCTGGAGCACTTGTACTCGTCGCCACTTTCTCATCTGGGATGATAGCGCTGTGGGCCATCATCTTAGTGGGATTATGCAATTCAATTATGTTCCCTAGTATATTTACCTTAGCGCTCAGAGGCCTTAAACAGCATACCAGCCGAGGTTCTGGCATCTTGTGTCTTGCTATCGTAGGAGGTGCAATTATCCCCGTTTTACAAGGTGTCATCGCCGATTTGGCTGGGATTCAGATTTCATTCTTATTACCAGTACTCTGTTTTGCATATATTGCTTTTTATGGCTTGGTGGGGAGCCAGTTAATTAGCCGGGAAAATGTAGCAAGTTTATGTAGGTGA
- the galU gene encoding UTP--glucose-1-phosphate uridylyltransferase GalU, which translates to MKQAQIRKAVIPVAGLGTRMLPATKAIPKEMLPVVDKPLIQYVVNEAIAAGINEIVLVTHASKDPIENHFDTSFELEAQLEKRVKRQLLAEVQSICPPGVTVISVRQSQAKGLGHAILCAKPVVGDEPFAVLLPDVIVDEASCDLRKDNLAEMVNLFNQSNVGQIMVEGVPFNQVHQYGIADVNGNKLRPGDSAPLAQLVEKPSIEEAPSNLAIVGRYILPADIWSLLAKTPAGAGDEIQLTDAIAMMMEKQTVNAYYMKGKSHDCGNKLGYMQANIEHALRHKEIGQDFKQYLTKLVSEFIEEKQS; encoded by the coding sequence ATGAAACAAGCGCAAATACGTAAAGCTGTGATCCCGGTAGCGGGACTAGGAACAAGGATGCTTCCTGCGACTAAGGCCATTCCAAAAGAGATGCTACCCGTCGTCGATAAGCCGCTTATTCAATATGTTGTCAATGAAGCCATCGCCGCGGGTATCAATGAAATTGTCCTAGTTACCCATGCCAGTAAAGATCCCATCGAGAATCATTTCGATACCAGTTTCGAGCTCGAAGCTCAACTAGAGAAACGAGTAAAACGCCAACTATTAGCCGAGGTGCAATCTATCTGTCCCCCCGGTGTTACTGTGATCAGCGTAAGACAATCCCAGGCCAAAGGTTTAGGCCATGCCATTTTATGCGCGAAGCCTGTGGTGGGAGATGAGCCCTTTGCCGTGCTCTTGCCCGATGTTATCGTAGATGAAGCCAGCTGCGATCTGAGAAAAGATAATCTGGCAGAGATGGTTAACCTGTTCAACCAGAGCAATGTCGGCCAGATCATGGTTGAAGGCGTACCCTTCAACCAAGTCCATCAATACGGCATTGCCGACGTCAATGGCAATAAACTAAGACCCGGTGATTCAGCACCTTTAGCTCAGTTGGTAGAGAAACCAAGCATAGAAGAGGCTCCATCGAACCTAGCCATCGTTGGACGTTACATCTTACCCGCAGATATTTGGTCATTACTGGCCAAGACCCCTGCGGGAGCAGGTGATGAAATTCAGCTCACAGATGCCATCGCCATGATGATGGAAAAGCAGACGGTAAATGCTTATTATATGAAGGGAAAGAGCCACGATTGCGGCAACAAGCTGGGATATATGCAAGCCAACATAGAGCATGCCCTACGTCATAAAGAGATAGGTCAAGATTTCAAACAGTACCTAACAAAATTAGTCTCAGAATTCATCGAGGAAAAACAGTCATGA
- the mak gene encoding fructokinase has translation MLRMGVDLGGTKIEIVALDADGKELFRKRLPTPRVYEATLDTIVSLVEEAETSLGMTGSVGVGIPGVISPFSGLVKNANSTWINGKPLDVDLGQRLNREVRVANDANCFAVSEAVDGAGAGAGKGVVFGVIIGTGCGGGIAINGRVHSGGNGIGGEWGHNPLPWMSQEEFNSTSCFCGNHDCIETFISGTGFVRDYNQAGGKVTKGSEIMELVDAGDARALATFERYIDRLARSLAHVINTLDPDVVVLGGGMSNIDAIYPKLPKILAKYVVGGECRTPVVQNLYGCSSGVRGAAWLW, from the coding sequence ATGTTGCGAATGGGCGTAGACCTTGGTGGAACCAAAATTGAAATTGTAGCTTTAGATGCTGATGGAAAAGAGCTATTTCGTAAACGTTTGCCGACTCCGCGCGTTTATGAGGCCACACTAGATACAATCGTGAGTCTAGTGGAGGAAGCCGAAACTAGTTTAGGCATGACGGGAAGTGTCGGTGTTGGGATCCCTGGGGTTATCTCGCCTTTTTCTGGCCTAGTCAAGAATGCAAATTCCACCTGGATTAATGGCAAGCCTCTGGACGTTGACCTGGGGCAGCGATTGAATCGTGAAGTCAGGGTCGCTAATGACGCTAACTGTTTCGCCGTCTCAGAAGCCGTTGACGGTGCTGGTGCTGGTGCCGGCAAAGGGGTGGTCTTTGGCGTCATCATAGGCACAGGCTGTGGCGGTGGTATTGCCATCAATGGTCGGGTACACAGTGGTGGCAATGGGATAGGTGGAGAGTGGGGTCATAATCCACTGCCATGGATGTCTCAAGAGGAGTTTAATTCCACTTCATGCTTCTGTGGTAATCACGATTGCATCGAGACCTTCATTTCTGGTACTGGCTTTGTGCGTGACTATAACCAGGCCGGAGGCAAGGTGACTAAAGGCTCAGAGATAATGGAGTTGGTCGATGCCGGTGATGCTCGAGCCCTAGCAACGTTTGAGCGCTACATCGACAGATTGGCCAGATCTCTGGCTCATGTGATTAACACACTCGATCCTGATGTGGTTGTGTTAGGAGGCGGCATGTCTAATATCGATGCCATCTATCCTAAACTACCCAAAATATTAGCCAAATACGTGGTGGGTGGTGAGTGTCGAACTCCTGTGGTGCAGAATCTTTATGGTTGTTCATCTGGAGTGCGAGGTGCCGCTTGGTTATGGTGA
- the napF gene encoding ferredoxin-type protein NapF, whose amino-acid sequence MSNINQSRRRLFSRKKSSAIRPPWSNTDIEFTDICTRCDKCIQVCETQIIIRGDGGFPEISFADDECTFCKKCAQVCPEPIFIDTEQAPWELKAVVQESCLAYEGVWCQSCKDACDERAISFKLAIGQAPKPEINTDLCTGCGACAAPCPTNAIKLQSPNQ is encoded by the coding sequence ATGAGCAATATTAATCAGAGCAGACGTCGACTCTTTAGTCGTAAAAAATCCAGTGCTATTCGGCCACCATGGAGTAATACAGATATCGAATTTACCGATATCTGTACCCGCTGTGATAAATGTATCCAGGTTTGTGAGACACAGATTATTATCCGTGGTGATGGTGGCTTTCCTGAGATTAGCTTTGCCGATGACGAGTGTACCTTCTGTAAGAAGTGCGCCCAGGTTTGCCCCGAGCCAATATTTATCGATACCGAGCAAGCCCCCTGGGAATTAAAGGCTGTGGTACAGGAATCTTGCCTGGCGTATGAAGGAGTCTGGTGCCAAAGCTGTAAAGATGCCTGCGATGAGCGTGCCATTAGCTTTAAATTAGCAATCGGCCAAGCTCCAAAACCTGAAATAAACACAGACCTATGCACCGGCTGCGGTGCCTGCGCTGCTCCCTGCCCTACAAATGCCATCAAATTACAGTCTCCAAATCAATAA
- a CDS encoding fumarylacetoacetate hydrolase family protein, with product MKLASYNNGRRDGQLMLVSKDLSKTVAVPAIAHTMQQLIDAWELLQPQLQELYEALNDGLIDNAVAFDEAQCLSPLPRAFQWADGSAYVNHVELVRKARGAEMPETFWTNPLVYQGGSDCFIAPKADIPLASEEWGIDFESEIAVITDDVPMGVSADSAQKHIKLLMLVNDVSLRNLIPGELAKGFGFFQAKPSSSFSPVAVTPDELGARWEDSKVHLPLVTYLNNELFGRPNAGVDMTFNFSQLVSHVAMTRPLGAGAIIGSGTISNYDRSAGSSCLAETRMLETIAHGKPSTSFMKFGDRVRIEMLDDNEQTIFGSIDQQVVEYKG from the coding sequence ATGAAGTTAGCCAGTTATAACAATGGTCGTCGTGATGGCCAGTTGATGTTAGTGAGTAAAGATCTTTCTAAAACTGTGGCAGTGCCTGCCATTGCTCACACTATGCAGCAGCTAATTGATGCCTGGGAGCTGCTGCAACCACAACTGCAAGAGCTATATGAAGCGTTAAACGATGGACTGATCGATAATGCTGTCGCTTTCGATGAAGCCCAGTGCTTATCTCCTCTGCCCCGTGCTTTTCAATGGGCCGATGGCAGTGCTTATGTTAATCACGTCGAGCTGGTTCGTAAGGCTCGTGGCGCTGAGATGCCGGAGACATTCTGGACCAATCCTTTGGTCTATCAAGGCGGCTCTGATTGCTTTATCGCGCCTAAAGCCGATATTCCATTGGCGAGTGAAGAGTGGGGCATAGATTTTGAGTCCGAAATTGCCGTTATTACCGATGATGTACCCATGGGCGTGTCTGCTGATTCTGCTCAGAAGCACATCAAGCTGCTGATGTTAGTCAACGATGTGTCTCTGCGTAACTTGATCCCTGGCGAGCTGGCGAAGGGCTTCGGTTTCTTTCAGGCCAAGCCATCGAGTAGTTTCTCTCCTGTGGCGGTAACGCCAGATGAGCTTGGTGCTCGTTGGGAAGATTCGAAAGTGCATCTGCCACTGGTCACATATTTAAACAATGAGCTGTTCGGTCGGCCTAATGCTGGCGTCGACATGACATTCAACTTCAGCCAGTTGGTGTCACATGTTGCCATGACCAGACCTTTAGGCGCTGGTGCCATTATAGGTTCGGGTACCATCTCTAACTATGACCGCTCGGCAGGTTCTAGCTGTTTGGCCGAGACGCGCATGCTAGAAACCATTGCTCATGGTAAACCATCCACCTCTTTTATGAAGTTTGGCGATCGGGTGCGTATCGAGATGCTCGATGATAATGAGCAGACTATTTTCGGCTCAATCGATCAGCAAGTCGTCGAGTATAAAGGCTAA
- the phhA gene encoding phenylalanine 4-monooxygenase, with amino-acid sequence MSKNTQYKARSPDADGHIDYPQPEHDIWQALYSRQLGNLSEYACSEYQQGLKDLGLSDNIIPQLKDIDKVLLAMTGWKTAAVPALISFERFFELLANREFPVATFIRSKDEFDYLREPDIFHEVFGHCPLLTNESFAKFSHAYGNLGLSASKEDRVLLARLYWFTVEFGLIRNPDNSLSIYGGGILSSPGETLYAMGPEPQIRPFNLVDVLRTPYRIDIMQPVYYAVDGLSFLDEIVEMDIMGAVAEAKRLGMFAPLYELKTKAG; translated from the coding sequence ATGAGTAAAAATACACAGTATAAGGCTCGCTCGCCGGATGCCGATGGCCACATAGATTACCCTCAACCAGAACACGATATCTGGCAAGCCTTGTATTCGAGACAGCTAGGAAATTTATCTGAATATGCCTGCAGCGAGTATCAGCAAGGTCTGAAGGATCTGGGTTTATCGGACAATATTATTCCACAGCTTAAGGATATCGATAAGGTATTGTTAGCTATGACGGGGTGGAAAACGGCTGCCGTACCAGCATTGATCTCTTTTGAGCGCTTCTTTGAGCTGCTGGCTAATAGAGAGTTTCCTGTTGCAACCTTTATCCGCAGTAAAGATGAATTTGATTATTTAAGAGAACCAGATATTTTTCATGAGGTTTTTGGTCATTGTCCCCTGCTAACTAATGAGTCGTTCGCCAAGTTTTCCCATGCCTACGGCAACTTGGGTCTGTCGGCCAGCAAGGAAGATAGAGTATTACTGGCTCGTTTGTACTGGTTCACCGTCGAGTTTGGCCTGATCCGTAATCCAGATAACTCCTTGTCTATCTATGGTGGTGGCATATTGAGCTCTCCTGGAGAAACCTTATATGCCATGGGACCTGAGCCACAAATTAGACCTTTTAATCTAGTCGATGTGCTAAGAACACCTTATCGCATCGATATCATGCAACCTGTCTATTACGCCGTAGATGGCTTATCGTTTCTCGATGAGATTGTTGAGATGGATATCATGGGAGCGGTAGCCGAAGCTAAAAGATTAGGTATGTTTGCCCCTCTTTATGAGTTGAAAACCAAAGCCGGCTAA